One segment of Rhinatrema bivittatum chromosome 14, aRhiBiv1.1, whole genome shotgun sequence DNA contains the following:
- the ECI1 gene encoding enoyl-CoA delta isomerase 1, mitochondrial isoform X4 — MDDATGVAVMKMKSAPVNSLSLDFLTEFAISMEKLEIDRGCRGVILTSAVPRIFSAGLDITEMYGKSAEHYAEFWRAVQEMWLKLYGSSMVTVAAINGSSPAGGCLMAMSCDYRIMADNKKYSIGLNETQLGIVAPFWFKDVMLEVVGHRVAERSLQLGLLYSPTDALKIGLLDEIVAEDKVQSTASAVMAQCLALPDHARQLTKSMMRKPTLDRLVTHRESDIKNFVSFITRDSIQKSLQMYMEMLKKKSS; from the exons GGGTTGCGGTCATGAAGATGAAGAGTGCCCCTGTGAACAGCCTCAGCCTGGACTTCCTCACAGAGTTTGCCATCAGCATGGAGAAGCTGGAAATCGATCGAGGTTGCAGAGGGGTCATCCTAACTTCT GCCGTTCCTAGAATCTTCTCAGCGGGGCTGGATATCACTGAGATGTACGGGAAGAGCGCAGAGCACTATGCGGAGTTCTGGAGAGCTGTGCAGGAGATGTGGCTGAAACTCTACGGCTCCAGCATGGTGACGGTGGCGGCTATCAAT GGATCCAGTCCCGCAGGAGGCTGCCTGATGGCTATGTCTTGTGACTACCGGATTATGGCGGACAACAAGAAATACAGCATTGGACTGAACGAGACACAACTGGGCATCGTTGCACCTTTCTG GTTTAAGGATGTAATGTTGGAGGTTGTTGGGCACAGGGTTGCAGAGCGTTCTCTTCAACTGGGGCTCTTGTACTCTCCAACCGATGCCCTGAAGATAGGCCTTCTGGATGAGATAGTAGCAGAAGACAAGGTCCAGAGCACCGCCTCTGCTGTGATGGCACAGTGCTTAGCTCTTCCAG ACCACGCTCGACAACTTACCAAATCAATGATGAGAAAGCCAACCTTGGACCGCCTGGTGACACACAGGGAATCTGACATCAAGAACTTTGTCAGCTTTATCACAAGAGACTCTATTCAGAAGTCTCTTCAGATGTACATGGAGATGCTTAAAAAGAAGTCAAGTTAG